The following DNA comes from Pseudanabaena yagii GIHE-NHR1.
GTTGGAGGACAGCACGGGATTTCTTGCCCCTTAGTTCTGATAATCTCAGCTCAGCTTTGCGCTTTTCAATGCCTAAAAAAAGAGCAAGCATGGCAGTACAAAGGATGAACCATGAAGATAGGATGATCCCTGTAGCCGCAGCGCCAGCACAGGCTCTTAAAATAAAACCGATCGAAATGGCAACGACATCTAGAATGACAGTACGTTTGAGGCGGAGATTATAGGCAACTTGAAGAAGTGCATAACTTAAAATAGCTAAACCTAATCCTGAGTCCCGCCACCAACTGATAGCTAGAGCCGATAATAGAAAAGTTACTGCCATAGCGATCGCTGTTGGCACAGCAACTAATCCAGAAGCGATCGGACGTTTTGATTTAACTGGATGTTGGCGATCGGACTTTACGTCAAGAATATCGTTAATCAGGTAAAAACTACTGGACGTAGCACAAAAAAGGCAAAAGGCTAGTAGTCCACCCCATAAGGACTTGGTGGTAATTTCAAAGGCAAAAAGAGGAGCTGCAAATACAACTAAGTTCTTAGTCCACTGCTTAGGACGCAATGCTTTCAAATGGGCAGAAAATAACTTTAAACTTGATGCTTTGGGCATTTTTGGGGGATGACTTACGGTTAAGTCTTCGTCAAATTCTAGATTTTGCTCTTCTTTTTCGATTGCCATAAGTTTTGAGGAAGGTATGTAATGAGATCTTAAGTAGTTTTGGCGTTCAATACCTTTCGAGCTTAACTATTTAAACCTGATATATCTTTGTATAAAGATAAGTAACGGTGGGCTTGAACCTCAGGAGCAAACTCACGTAGGCTCTTAGCTCTAGCATCATACTGCAATTTCTGATAACGCTCTGCATCTTCTAACACCCACATAATTCCATGAGCTAGCTCTTCAATTTCAAATGGAGTCACTAGATAGCCATTGCGTTGATGATCAACAATATCTCTTAATCCAGTGTTGCTAAAAGCAACTACAGGAGTACCACAGGAAAGGGATTCAGAAGCTGTTTGACCAAATGCTTCTTGAATTGATGGCACGATGGTGACATCTGCGGCTGAATAGGCTATTGCTAGTGAGATATCATCCTGTAAATAGCCCAAATAATGAGTTCTAAATCCTAAATCAGTTTCTTGATCTGGCTTAGATGCACCAAACACAACTAGCTCTACCCGATCTTGCCAACCATTTTGAGCGATTTTCTGAAGAGCAGGCTGTAATAATTGAAATCCTTTGCGTGGATCAGAGGTTGGGTTGAGTGCTCCAAAAAGGATGAGTTGCTTGTCTTGGGGCAGATTGAGTAAGTTACGAGATACGGAGCGATCAATGGGTTTATATCTCTCAGTATCTAGCCCTAGAGGAATTGTTTCTATCCTTGTATTTTGAAAAATTGAGCTAGCTTTAGCGCATTCCGCCATCCATGAGGACGTTGCGACAATGGTTAGATTGAGATTGCTCCAAGCTTTAACTTTTCTTTCCCATATCCAATGGGACAGATCATTATGGCGATCACTATTTAATTGGGGACAACCACCACAAGATACCTTGTATTTTTCGCATTCTTGGGTATAGACGCAGCCTCCTGTAAAAGGCCACATATCATGTAATGTCCAAACTAGGGGCTTTTTAAACTTTGGCAATGTCTCAATTTGCAGATAGCCATTACAAACCCAGTGCAGATTAATAACATCTGGATTGATGTGAGCAACCTTTGCCGCAAGGACATCAGGAAACCACTGGGGAGAAAACATATCTGATTTATGTTTAGGATAGAGCCGCAGTGGTAGCCCAGAAACAGGTGGTCCCAACTTTGTCAGGAGTGATTTTTCAGGAATCACAGTGCGATCTTTACTAAATTTAGCTCGTACTAGCATTTGTGAAGAGCATCCTATGGACTGCAATCCCTGACTGAGCCTATATGCAGCTCTTGCGCCTCCATTATCAATATCGGAGGTACTCAGATGTAAAATTTTCATGTTTTAGAGAGTATTTGGAGCAAGAGTATCTTAGCTAGGCTTTTTAGTCTGCAATAATCCTTTACGCTCCATCTCTTTCAAAGATGCTTGCAAAACTTCTGGATTAAGTGGTTCTTGATGAAGATACCAATCTAGATATTGGGATAAACCATCCTTGAGAGATGTAGGTTGCCATTCGCCCAATTGAGTCTCATAGTGGCTCATATCAGCAACCGCATGGCGAATATCACCCACACGGAAACGTCCTGAGATCTTATACTCTGCTTTCTTATTTAAAAGTTGAGCGATCGTTTCAACAACATCAATTAACGTCACTGCCTTGCCACTACCGACATTAATCGTGGTGTTCAAAGTCTTTTCGGTAATGATCGATTTCACAACAGCATCAGCAATATCGCCAACAAATACAAAATCTCGTGTCACTAATCCATCTTCAAACAGTTCCAATGGACTTCCTTGAGAGATCGCATTGGTAAAAATACCAATAATGCCAGTATAGGGATTCCCTAACTCTTGTTTGGGACCATATACATTCTGAAAGCGCAACGTTACTAAATCGATCGCTTGACTCTCGCAATAAATTTCTAATAGTTGCTCTTGCCATAGTTTAGTTAATCCATACACAGAGGTAGGTTTGGTGAGATAGGTTTCTCGCATTGGCAAAGGCTGCAAAATCTCCCCTTCAGGACTACAAACCTCCCAGATGCCACGTTGTAGATTTTCTAGGAATCTTCCCTTAGGGTAAAGCACTGACTTGCCGTCAGTGTAAGCGCCATCACCATAGACGGCACGGCTTGAGGATAAAACTACACGGCGCGGTTTGTGATTAAGAGAGGAGATTAGCTCCAATAGTTTCGCTGTACCATTAGCATTGTCCTGTACATAGCGGCTAATTTCGTACATTGACTGTCCAGTACCAGTTTGGGCCACTAAATGAACAACGACATCAGTACCTTCAATTATCTCTTTGTAATTAGCAATGTCTTGGATATCTGCTTTAATACATTGAGCACGAGCTTTAATTTCTGGAGCGAAATCCTGTGACTTAGTATGAACCTGAGGATCTAGAGAATCGAGAACTATGACCTCAAATTCAGGTGGGATCTTTTCAATCAACCACTTGCCAATAAAACCTGCTCCACCAGTAATGAGGATCTTCATAAACATACTTCCTGTGAGTTAATATTTTGGGGGGACTTTAGATAGGCAGCATCCCTATCTATTTTGGTTAGTATTTCTTAAATGTGAAACGACTCATAGCCAGTTCATCTAGCTGTTTATGCTTAATTCTCAAGAACACTTTTCTAAGAAAGTAATAGGGAAAGAAAATGGAAATCTTGGCTTGTTCAAGTAAAAATGGAATTGTTTTCTCTTGATCTTTGGGCTGCTCCGCTTTAATAGAATAGTCATCCAAGATGCTACCAGTTGGCACTCTAAAACCTCGACGATAAACATTCATGTAATTTGAACCATGAACAACTTCGATCCAGACTGGTTTGCAAAATATCTTTTTAGAAGATTGACATACCTCATACAACTCCTTGTGAGGGCGGCACAAGCAAGTATTAAAGGATTCAGGATTATATTTTTCAATTAAACTAATGAAGTGATTGGCTAATTCAAAGTCAAAATAAAGCTTGCCTTCAGCTAATTGATAGCCAAAGAAAAAGTTTAACGTCTCTCCATTCTGTTCCTCGAAGTTGTCTTGAATCAGTTGGACATAGTCCTTATGAATAGCGTCATCATTATCGAGCCAAGTCGTAATTAGATATTCACAGTCGGCTGGAATATATTGACGAACGACATTTCTTACTTCGTCAGGGAATTCACCATAGGGTAAAGGACAATCTAAATATACTGGAACAAAGTTTTCCCATTGCTTGTTATAGTCAGCAATCTTTTGTTTAAAAGGTTCAGGTGTATCAACATCAAAAAAAACTAGCCATTTAAAATTTTGATTTGATTGATTGGAGACAGAGGGAAAACAGAATTGGTCAAATAGATTAAATCGTCTTTCTAACCAAGCAGGCTCACATCCTGGTCTAAGTTCTGGAAAACTTCTGACATTAAATTTAGTTAGAAAAAAATGATTAAACTGTCCCACTTTATTTTGTTTAGTAATTTTTTCAAGATTATTCTCAATCATTGGGTGATTCCTGTAATTTCTACTACTTGACCTGTTTTAGCGCTTTCGTAAGCTGCGTCGACAATCTGCATATTAATTGCTCCCTCAATTCCTCCAGATATAGGTGTAAGTTTAGTCCTAATACATTCAAAAAAATGTGCCATTTGGCGATCATACATCGATTGTGGGAAGTGAACCTTGCGCGGAAAATTAAAACCTGATTTTACCTCCACTATTTCTTCTTGTTTCTTGAATTTAGATAATACACGATTCCAGATGGAACGATCCGCTTCATTTTGTTTTTGGGTACAAGGTAATATTAACCGAGTAGGAAAGATTTGCCCAAATCCATTTGTTCCGTAAAGTTGAGTGCCTGCAAGAGGACTATCAACATAAGGTTGCCACCATCCTGATTCAATGTAGGAAGTTGTACCATTATCCCAATTAATAATGATTATGCTTGTATCATCTACATCGAAATTTTTGTAGTAAGTCCCAATTTTGGCAAACACACTTATAGGTTGTGGGTCATTGAGCAAAAATCTTGCTGTATCAATGGCATGAATACCCACATCAGCGATCGCACCGCCTCCTGCAAGTTTTTTGTCAAGAAACCATCCGCCTGGTCCCCAATGGGTATGGACACCACAGCCCTTAGTGCGAATAATTTTACCGAGTTTGTGGGTCTGAGAGCGCAACCATAAAACCTCTTCATCGAAACGCCAACAGTGGGCAACTACTAATACTGTGTTTGATCGTAAACTTGCTTCTATTACCTCCGCACTTTCAACAGCATTCATCGCCATCGGTTTCTCCACCATGACAGGGATTTTGGCGTTTAGAGCCGCGATCGTTTGGGGAGTATGCAAGAAATTGGGAGTACCAATGACTAAAGCGTCAAACTTCGCCTCAGAAATGGCTTCTTCGAGTGTGGAATACTGATGGGGTATCGCAAATTTTTGAGTAAAGGCAGCAGCTTTATCTAAAAATTTTTCAATTACTGCTACTACCTGTCCTCCTTGGTTTTTCACAGCTGAGGCATGAACATTTGCAATATGTCCTGCCCCAGCAATGGCAATCTTGAGAGTCATAATCTTTTCCTAGCTAATGTTGCAAAAAACTAGAGCAAACTCAACCAAAAAGTAAGGAGGTTGAGTTTGTCTTTACCAAACTCAACCTCCTTACTTTTTAAGAAATGCTTGAAATTGCTTTAATTGCGATAACCACTCTATGGAAAGACGACATCCTTCGTCAAAGGAAACAATTTGTTGATATCCCAGAATTCTCTCTGCTTTGTCAAAAGGAAGTTTATATTGAGATTGCTGTAGCTCTGCCATCATTTCGTTTACGACAGGCTCTGGTTTTTTCTCGGTTTTAGTCAACTCTTCAACCTGTGTTACTGAAGGTTTATTCCGTTTAGGAATTATATTCTTCAGGTTTTGTTTGAAATCTTCGGGGACTGATGCTAGAAATTTCTGTACAAATTGTGAATTTACAACTGAACCAATTAATTCTTGTTTGCGGCTATGTGTAAACTCAGGTACTACAAGATTGGGGATTTGGTTGGGATCAACTCCGAAAGCTTCAGCAAAGGGGCGGTAAAAATCAAACCATGTTACCTGTTCGCGATCGCCTACAAAAAATGCTTCGCCATCTGCTGCGGGAGTTGTCATTCCTAACTGAATTCCATGAATGAGGTTGTCAATATAGACGCTATTACAAACACCTTTACCCTCATTGATGAAGTAGGCTGTTCCTTGGCAAAGCTGATTTGCTAGCTCTGACACCCAACGCGATCGCGGACCAAATACAATTCCAGGTCGGAAAATTACTACCTCTACTGCGCCATTTTGCCTTAATTTCAACAATTTTCGTTCTGCATAGATCTTAGCGGGATGGGCAGGAAATTGTTGCTTTTCCACAAGAGGACTTGCTTCAGTAGTGCCAACCGCAGGCGCAGAACGATGGACAATCATAGAGCTTAAGTAAATTATGCGACGCACTCCTGCTTTCTGAGCTGCTTTATATGCAGGTTCAACACTGCCACGAATTAACCCAGGACTACCTAAGACTGAGTGAATGACTACATCACAACCTTTGAAGGCAGCCGCTAGTTGGGATTGATCAAAAGCACTAGCAATCTGATAATCTAAGTTTTTGGGGGTTAGGCGCTCAGCACTAGCCTGAGAACGCACAATTGGGCGGATTTCATGCCCTTGCTCATAAAATACTTCGGCGGCACGATTGCCAACAAATCCACTGGCTCCAACAATCCCAATTTTCATTTTTCACCTTAAACTCGCTAGGGTTCATAAAAGCATAATGCGTCAAATTAGCAGATCAATATATAGATATAGTCAAGTACATGATGGAATCTATATAGTGTTTCTCAGTCTAATGAAGTACTGGTTTGTGGAAACAACCTTCTGTACTGTGCTGTGCTATATCAAGGTTTTAATATGGTCTGCTAGTCTTAGGGATAGAGCGATGATGGTGAGAGTTGGGTTAGAGTAACCTGCTGTGGGAAAGACAGAACTACCAGCAACAAACAAGTTAGAAACACCATGAACTTTGCAATTAGCATCAACAACGCCTTGTTTAGGATCATTGTTCATACGAGTTGTGCCCATATGGTGATGCATTGCCAAGTTTTCAAATTTCCAGTTTTCGCGTTTGTTAGCAAACTCTAATTTACCAAGCCCAGCTTTATCGAATTCTTCTGCCCAGATTTCCTGTACCCGAATAGCATTTTGAATATCAATGGGATTTAATCGCCACTGAATTTCAACTTTATTTTGTCCTAGGAAATCTTTCTCTGCACTCAAAGTAATGCGGTTATTGGGATCAGGCGCTTGCTCCAGTTGGTAGAAAATTTCAAATTGTGAAAATCTCATTTTTTCATAGGGCAAATAAGACCAATCACCACGACGTAGAGCAGGAATTTTTCTAATGCCTGCCCAGAACCCTGCAGCAAGAATATAGTCACTGCCACTTAAAACTGTACTCAAATTTTTGGTGATATCTTGCAAGGGTTTGCGATCCCGTATTGCCAAAATCATAGAGCGTAATGCTAGGGTTGCTTTCCTCTGACGTTCTTGGGGCCTGGGGAAAAGCTGAGCACCGTTGTTCAAGATATGTTCTTGCCGCATCAGCTCTTCCGAGAGGCGCACCCTTGCCATTACAGGAATACCTTTGGTGCGGTAGATGTCATAAAGGGCTGTTTGCTCTAAAAGGCGATGGTCATAAGGAATCAATGAACAGCTCAGAATTGGACGATCCATGAAATATCGCCCCACTACATCATTTTGATTACCTAAGCCTAGTGTTTGTTGTTGGTTAGATGCTAGTAACAGGCGCGCATTCTCTAAACCTCCAGTTGCTAAAATGAAGATCTTTGCCTTTAACCAAAATTGTTTATCCTTTGATGCAGCAATACGCAGACTTGTCACAGTCTGATTACTTTCATCAGTGACGATCTCCACAACAGTGCCATAAATTATTGTGGTGATGTTATCAGTTTGCCTAATCTGCCTAGGGTATTCCTCTGTGAATGGATACCGAGGTGCATACTGGCTCATAGATGTGCCAATGCGATCGCTTTTAAAAGGTAGACGTACGGCGCGGCGATCTTCCCAATCTTCAGGCTTATAAGCATAGGGTCCTATTTGGCAAACTTGATGTGCTCTTTCATAAAAGGGATCAAGATGCTTTTTTGTAAATGGCCAACCACTATAAGGCAGCCAATCCCTTTGTTCAAAGTCGATCTCATCTAGTGGAAGACAACGAAATCCATATTCTTGATAACCATTTTGCCCTTCCCAAGTATGAGAAGTGCCGCCAAATTGACGCAACCTTGTACTACTGACTACGGGATAAGCATCACCAACGGCATTACCATCACTGAGGGATTGAATCTCTGGATCAAATTCAAAACCACCACTTTCTAGGACAGCTACTTGAAAATTTTGATTAGCAAACTCACGAGCAATGGTAAGCCCTGATGGACCAGAGCCAATAATACAAACATGGGTTTCTAGCGTTTCTTCAGGGGATAGCGATCTTGCATCAATAATCATGAGCGGCTTTTAATGTAGACTTCAAAATCACAAACAGAATCGGTTATGGTTATTTTCGCATTAGCATTTGTTCAACGTAAAAATAACCATAATTAGTAAAGAATATTAATCATCATGGCTTTGCCCCTCAATGACAATTTCTTGATAACTACCAGATCGCACAATTTGTCCATTACTCATTTCATAGACGCGATCACAATGTTCAACGGTTGTTAATCGATGAGCAATCACGATCATTGTTTTTGTACGTCCCAGTTCTCTAAGCGCTTCACTGATTAAACTTTCAGTTTCATTATCTAAGGCAGATGTCGCCTCGTCTAAGACTAAAATTTCGCGCTCGTAGTAGAGCGCCCTTGCAATACCAATTCTCTGACGTTGACCTCCAGATAGACGCACTCCATTCTCGCCAACAAAAGTATGCACACCCTCAGGCAATTGCTCAATTAACTCTGTAAGTTGTGATTTTTTAATTGCAGCGTCTAATTTTTGTTTGTCAATTTGTTCATCAGGTATGCCAAATGCAATATTCCTTTCAATAGTATCGTCCATTAAGAAAATAGACTGGGGAATATAGCCAATTAGATTTTGCCAAGATCTCAGGTCTTTGTATATCGACTCACCATCAACTTGAATATCTCCAGATTCAGGTATTAATAAACCTAAGAATATATCGCTGAGAGTTGTTTTACCTGCGCCTGATTTGCCAATTAGCGCAATTGACTCTCCTTTGCGAATTGTCAAAGAAACATCTTTTAAGGATTGTCTGGCAGCCCCAGGATATGAATAACTTAGCTCGTCGATAACAATTTTGTCTGTAAAAGGATGAACTTGAGTTGTTTTTGAGGAATTTACTTTCCTAGACATTCCTAGGTACTTTAATGACTCTGGGGTTTCTAATTCCTTTAAATCTAAGTAGATTCTATCAAGGGTGGGTTTATTATTCCGTAAGACTCCCATACAGGTTAACAACTGACTAGCTGATGGAATAATCCTTACCGATGCGATCGCGAAAATACCCAAGACAGAAACTAAGCTGTCAGAACGTTCGGCAATAACTAGTGATAAAGATACAAAACCAACTACAAATGTAATCAAAAGCGCTTCGACAACAATTCGAGGAAGTTGTTGGAAGGAGTGAAATAGACTAGCCGCTTTTGAGTACTTATTAGCTTGTGCAAGTAACTGATTTTCAAAAAAGCTCTCACAACCAATCAGTTTTGTCGTCTTTAACCCTCCAATTGCATGGTTGACAACTCGAATTGTTTCTGTATTAGCTTCTAAACCTTCCTTGCCCCAAAGCGCAACCCTATGCCTAAAGTAGTGAAATGGTACGATTGCTACTAAAAGTATTCCAAAAATACTAACTGTCGCCAGTAGATCAGTCTTTGCCATTAACAGCAAAATAACAGCTAGGACAAATGCATTAGCAATTGAGTTGAGAAGTGGCACTGCGATCGAATAAGTAAAGTTAGCAGACTCTGTACCGATATTCTGAATTACATGTGCTGAGTTTGTTTTTAAGTAAAATGTGTAAGGTAATGATAGATAAGTACGCAACATCCTGAGTCGAAGCCATACTTGCTGTGTATAGCAAAACTTTAATACATAATTCTGGATTCGATAGTAGAGAAATGACTTAAAGTAAAAAAGGATAATAATTGCTAATCCAATTAGTGCAATGAATTGATTAATACTTTTTAAGTTGAGATATCCATAAAGACTGTATAGCCATGCGCTACGTTCAATCGTCTCTGGCTTTACAGCTAAGCCAATAAATGGACCAATCAAACCTATACCTATGGCATCCAGCAAAGATATAACAACGAAGAAAAATACAATTAGCAGAAGATCTATTTTTCTAGTTGATATGACAAACAAAAATTGTGACAGATACTTCATTAATCAACGTATCCTTATATAGGATTTGGGGAAATAGTTTTTAAAAAATATTTTAACCTAAAACACAAGAAATTTAAATTTATGAAAAATAATTTATATAAATATACCAGTGATTGGACTTAAGTATGCACCCAAATTCCAAATTATTTTATGATTACTGTAAGTTCATAATATTTTAAAGTAAATAATAATAATCAAATTATTTTGACTATTCCAGATATACTCTCAAGAAGATGGCAAAGAAATATTTGTGAAGTTCTATCTAGTTTTTAAAAAAGCCCAAATTGTTTTAACAGGACATATTTGCTGATTTGCTGAACTGCCATATTCATGTTGACTACTGTCAAAAATCAAGTCGAAGGTGCTGAAATCAAAACACTAAAACAAAACCTATCAAATCTCAGGCTCTGATCATCTAAAGAATGATTGATGTATTTGCGCGCTTTTCATTGGTAAAAGATGGGTATTTTAGGATCTATTCTCTATTAGATAACCAGTGGCAAATCTCACAATCAAGAAAATGAAAGGCAGGAGTTTTGTAATTTAGACTACTTAAACGAATTTGTCTTCAAACGTAATTTAATCTCTTGTGAGCAACTAGATACTAAAAAGCCTGTTGACTAGCATAATATAGTTATAAAAGAAATGATTTTATCAAATACACCTACTCTGAATATTTCAATATGTTTTTATAAAAATACTCATTTCAATTTATACATAAATTCCCCAAACTGAGGTTATATAAAAGTTATGAAAAAGTTATAAGGTTATTTTGTCTTGGTTTGCAAATATTTTTAGCTCTTGTTCTCTTTGCCAAGATATGTACCAAGTAAAGAGTTAGGATTAATCTATAATTAAGTGTTTCAACAAGCAGATAAATTAGAAAATACCTTAATAAAAAACAATCTTTTTCTGTTTGTAACATCAACTATAAATCTAAAATCGTTTTGTACAAGTAATGCGGTCAAGAAATATGATAAGATTTGTAAAGTTTTGTTGGCTTTGCTGTTGATGTCAATATTTATAGTTCAGAATAATAGATAAATTTATCTGTTAAAATGATTAATACATCTGTTTTATGGTAGGAATCAAAAATGTTTTTAAAAGCGTTTATTTGATGGATTTGAACCTGTATACTTGCCTGTTTGATTTCATGATTATTTCCTATCCCTTATAAAAAGCTTACTACGTTATAATTTAAGAAAGTTCATTGCATATGCATAAAGATGCTATTCCTAGCCAAAATTTAATAGTTACTCCTGTATCTATATTATCCTTCGACGAGCAAATCAATCTGATGATAGACTGGGCGAATAAAAGCTTAAGTAAGATGGTTTGTGTTGCTAATGTTCATATGTTAGTTGAAGCTTGGCAAAATTCTCCTTTTGCAGATGTACTGAAAGATGCTGATTTAGTTACACCTGATGGTATGCCTTTAGTGTGGATGATGAAGATGCTAGGGCATCAAAAAGCTCAGAGAGTGGCGGGTATGGATATCTTTCAAGCAGTTTGTAAACAGGCACAGACAAACCAAATTAGTATCTTTCTGCTGGGATCAGAGACTTATGTACTTGATAAAATTAGCCAAAGATTACAAACAGAGTTTCCTGATTTGAAGGTAGCTGGAACCGAATCTCCGCCATTTCGCCCATTGTCTAATACAGCAGATATGGATATGGTACAAATCGTAAATGCCAGTGGAGCAAAAATTTTATTTGTTGCCCTAGGATGCCCTAAGCAAGAGTTATGGATGGCACAGCATCGTGACAAAATTCAAGCTGTTATGATTGGAGTAGGCGGAGTTTTTCCTGTTTATGCTGGAGTACTCAAAGAAACTCCAAAGTTTATGCAAGTGTCTGGGTTAGAGTGGGTATTTCGACTTTCTCAAGAACCTCGTAGGCTCTGGAAACGTTACGCTACAACTATTCCTATTTTTATATGGCTGATGATTAAACAAGTTGTTTATTCTAGTATTAACCAGCAGAAACGCAATACACTTAATTAAGGCTTTATAGATACTAAATAAATCCCAAAATGCTTTCCTTACAAGCATTTTGGGATTTACTAGGTTATGACATCAGGTTAAGATGCTGTATACAACTACTAAAAAATAAGCCTTAAATAGATAGTAAAAACACTACCTATTTAAGGCTTATACAAGCTAATAAACATGGCTATAGCTATATTTACTTGTAGTGATACAAGGATATATATTGACTCGGTCAAGCTTATTACCGTAAATTAAATCCAAGTTCTAATGGGTTAAGATATATATATTCCTTAAGTGTATACAATGCAAATTAGAGACTAATTTGAGATCATCCTTGACTTAGAGTTAGCACTGATCACTTAATCCTCGTATGTACGGAAATCAACATGCAAAGTGAACAACATTCTCAAATATCACC
Coding sequences within:
- a CDS encoding ABC transporter ATP-binding protein; this translates as MKYLSQFLFVISTRKIDLLLIVFFFVVISLLDAIGIGLIGPFIGLAVKPETIERSAWLYSLYGYLNLKSINQFIALIGLAIIILFYFKSFLYYRIQNYVLKFCYTQQVWLRLRMLRTYLSLPYTFYLKTNSAHVIQNIGTESANFTYSIAVPLLNSIANAFVLAVILLLMAKTDLLATVSIFGILLVAIVPFHYFRHRVALWGKEGLEANTETIRVVNHAIGGLKTTKLIGCESFFENQLLAQANKYSKAASLFHSFQQLPRIVVEALLITFVVGFVSLSLVIAERSDSLVSVLGIFAIASVRIIPSASQLLTCMGVLRNNKPTLDRIYLDLKELETPESLKYLGMSRKVNSSKTTQVHPFTDKIVIDELSYSYPGAARQSLKDVSLTIRKGESIALIGKSGAGKTTLSDIFLGLLIPESGDIQVDGESIYKDLRSWQNLIGYIPQSIFLMDDTIERNIAFGIPDEQIDKQKLDAAIKKSQLTELIEQLPEGVHTFVGENGVRLSGGQRQRIGIARALYYEREILVLDEATSALDNETESLISEALRELGRTKTMIVIAHRLTTVEHCDRVYEMSNGQIVRSGSYQEIVIEGQSHDD
- a CDS encoding WecB/TagA/CpsF family glycosyltransferase; this encodes MHKDAIPSQNLIVTPVSILSFDEQINLMIDWANKSLSKMVCVANVHMLVEAWQNSPFADVLKDADLVTPDGMPLVWMMKMLGHQKAQRVAGMDIFQAVCKQAQTNQISIFLLGSETYVLDKISQRLQTEFPDLKVAGTESPPFRPLSNTADMDMVQIVNASGAKILFVALGCPKQELWMAQHRDKIQAVMIGVGGVFPVYAGVLKETPKFMQVSGLEWVFRLSQEPRRLWKRYATTIPIFIWLMIKQVVYSSINQQKRNTLN